GGACAGCCGCTTTAATGGCTTTCCTGTTTGCTGTATTGATAAAATACTTTTATCTGCTGACCTGAAAGCCAGTATATCATTCAGGCCGTCCCCCACCATTACAACTTTGTCATATTTTTCTTTTAAGTGGTTAATCACCCATTCTTTCTTTTTAGGTGTAGCCACATCATATACCCGTTCAATCGGTATATTTAATATTTTAGCAAGATTGCTAAGATTTCGCATACTATCCCCGGATGCTATGTAAGCATCCACACCCATCTCTTCTAATAATTCTAACGTAATCGAAGTATGCGAAAAAAGCCTGCCTCCTGTGCAGATTGTATATACGATTGATCGGGATTTTGCATTTATGATAATTCCAATTCCCAGATAGAATACATTTGGACATTTATTCCTGATTATCACAACTACATTATGCAGATCATGCATTGTAGTCAGCCTATCATTCTTAATTGATTCATCCACTTCTTCAAGGGTCATCGGACTACTGGAACAGCTTAGTGATGTCTTGACATTGTTCTGTTGTAAAAAATCATATATCCTTTTATGGGACTGGCAATTCATTATTTTTGCAGGATCTGTATGAAAAACAACAAGACCCTGATTGGCTTTTTGGCCAACCAGGGTGGTGGTTATGATTTTATCTAAATATTCGCCTGAAATGATATCCTTCGCGGCTCTGTACATATTAAGCAAGGTCCCTGCACTGTCAAAGACGACTGCAATCTTTTTCTGCATCGTATCTTAACTTAATATTACACTATAATTAATTTACTAACTAAAATATGAAGAATGG
This Methanosarcinales archaeon DNA region includes the following protein-coding sequences:
- a CDS encoding HAD family hydrolase, with the protein product MQKKIAVVFDSAGTLLNMYRAAKDIISGEYLDKIITTTLVGQKANQGLVVFHTDPAKIMNCQSHKRIYDFLQQNNVKTSLSCSSSPMTLEEVDESIKNDRLTTMHDLHNVVVIIRNKCPNVFYLGIGIIINAKSRSIVYTICTGGRLFSHTSITLELLEEMGVDAYIASGDSMRNLSNLAKILNIPIERVYDVATPKKKEWVINHLKEKYDKVVMVGDGLNDILAFRSADKSILSIQQTGKPLKRLSCEADTVITDIIEIIDIVKKILLD